In the genome of Populus alba chromosome 11, ASM523922v2, whole genome shotgun sequence, one region contains:
- the LOC118038238 gene encoding disease resistance protein RPV1-like, with the protein MAAGKYQESYSSRFPNCKYQVFLSFRGEDTRKNFTDHLYTALVQAGIHTFRDDNEIRRGENIDFELQKAIQESKISIIVFSKDYASSRWCLDELVMIMERKRNVDCIVLPVFYDVDPSQVGRQTRSFSAAFVEHEKSFNKEMERVNGWRIALKEVADLAGMVIGDGYEAPFVQSIVEKVLKNLDQKMFHLPPHFIGRDPLVQDINSWLQDGSHDAAIAILYGIGAVGKTAIAKSVYNQNYYKFEGKSFLSNFRSKDIVCLQRQLLSDILNKTVDEINDEDEGILKIKDALCYRRTLIVLDDVDKRDQFNKIVGMQNWLCKGSKIIVTTRNKGLFSANDIEGVRCKVEPLDDEKSLELFSWNAFGQADPVDGFVEDSWRIVHHCNGLPLALGVIGSSLSGKEREIWESALQQMKVIPNFEVHKVLRISYDFLDGDYPKNLFLDIACFFNGMDADDAVRILDGLHKGARFGIDNLIDRCLVEINNDQRLWMHQLVRDMGREIARQESPKCQRIWHHGDAFTVLKGTSDAEKLRGLSIDMHALMEDHYAEVVCTDSMVCRKRRRLNFFQQWLSNFSNGGKLQTGQTSLFPILSTDAFRKMPDVKFLQLNYTNFHGSFEHFPKNLIWLCWHGLSLSSIPNHVCLEKLVVLDLSRSRLVDAWKGKPCLPKLKILDLRHSRDLIRTPDFSGLPALEKLILEDCIRLVQIHESIGDLQRLLILNIRNCTSLMELPKKMSRLNSLQELVLDGCSNLDSLNMELEHQQGRKLLQSDGIVATTSFISTLPLKLFFSSRFSTRKMLRFTLFSLPRLLDSLDLSGTPIRFLPESIKDLGLLRALYLRNCKMLQALPELPPHLDSFDVSFCYSLQNLANPDHSVKFQDRIKQELIQMFDSHMLRIMETVSAQIQTSRFQIIFMDGIFSLVVSVFDEEKSRWFDEEEEEDKWLIQNEFVDNFSFKISSSPPARWIYGFNLFISCVTSAYRGFSSAYIEIRNNTSGLSMLRRASFCSTMYRRDAREIQSLLHTKLGGNDPSFDNGDDVSISVRPHGPAIHLRTVGVQWLHEEEGNDIQSKEEVARVEIASRVFRNYYCALHGKDSPRNADWWYFAKKGHEIF; encoded by the exons ATGGCTGCTGggaaatatcaagaatcctACTCTTCACGGTTTCCTAATTGTAAATATcaagtgttcttgagttttagaggtgaaGACACCCGCAAGAACTTTACCGATCACCTCTACACGGCCCTGGTTCAAGCAGGGATTCACACAtttagagatgataatgaaattCGGAGAGGAGAGAATATAGATTTCGAGCTCCAGAAGGCAATACAAGAATCAAAAATATCGATAATCGTGTTCTCCAAAGACTATGCTTCGTCGAGATGGTGCCTCGATGAACTTGTAATGATCATGGAACGTAAGAGGAATGTTGACTGCATAGTTTTGCCAGTATTCTATGATGTGGATCCATCCCAAGTCGGACGTCAAACAAGGAGCTTCTCTGCAGCATTTGTGGAACATGAAAAGAGCTTCAACAAGGAGATGGAGCGGGTGAATGGGTGGAGGATTGCTTTAAAGGAAGTGGCTGATTTAGCTGGAATGGTTATAGGAGATGG GTACGAGGCACCGTTTGTCCAATCTATTGTGGAGAAGGTCTTAAAGAATTTGGATCAAAAAATGTTTCATTTACCCCCTCatttcattggaagagatccTCTAGTACAAGATATCAACTCATGGTTGCAAGATGGGTCCCATGATGCTGCCATTGCTATACTCTATGGAATTGGTGCAGTTGGAAAGACAGCCATAGCTAAGAGTGTTTATAACCAGAACtattataaatttgaaggaaagagctttctatcaaattttaggTCAAAGGATATAGTTTGCCTACAGAGGCAACTTCTTTCCGACATCCTAAACAAGACTGTTGATGAGataaatgatgaagatgaaggaatTCTGAAGATTAAGGATGCATTATGTTACCGAAGAACTCTTATTGTTCTAGATGATGTGGACAAAAGGGACCAATTCAATAAAATCGTTGGCATGCAAAATTGGCTTTGTAAAGGAAGTAAGATCATTGTAACAACCAGAAATAAGGGTCTGTTTTCAGCTAATGATATTGAGGGGGTCCGGTGCAAAGTTGAACCGCtagatgatgaaaaatcacTTGAGCTTTTCAGTTGGAATGCCTTTGGACAAGCTGACCCTGTTGATGGTTTTGTAGAAGACTCTTGGAGAATAGTACATCATTGTAATGGACTTCCATTAGCTCTTGGAGTTATTGGCTCTTCATTGtctggaaaagaaagagagatatgGGAAAGCGCATTACAACAAATGAAAGTGATTCCTAATTTTGAAGTTCATAAGGTTCTTCGAATAAGTTACGACTTTCTTGATGGTGATTATCCGAAGAACTTATTCCTTGATATCGCATGTTTCTTCAATGGAATGGATGCGGATGATGCGGTTAGGATACTGGATGGGCTCCATAAAGGTGCAAGATTTGGGATTGATAATCTCATCGATAGATGTCTTGTTGAAATCAACAATGATCAAAGGTTGTGGATGCATCAACTAGTAAGAGATATGGGTAGGGAAATTGCTCGTCAAGAATCAcccaaatgtcaaagaatatggcATCATGGGGATGCTTTTACAGTTTTGAAAGGAACTAGT gATGCTGAAAAATTACGTGGCCTTAGCattgatatgcatgcattaatGGAAGATCATTATGCAGAAGTTGTTTGTACTGATTCAATGGTTTGTCGCAAGCGCCGCAGGCTTAACTTCTTTCAACAATGGCTTTCCAATTTTTCCAATGGGGGAAAATTACAAACTGGCCAAACAAGTTTGTTTCCCATCCTCAGCACGGATGCTTTTAGAAAGATGCCAGATGTAAAATTTCTCCAACTAAACTACACTAATTTTCATGGAAGTTTTGAGCACTTTcccaagaatttgatatggttatgttggcatggattgtctttgagcTCCATACCAAATCACGTATGCTTGGAGAAGCTGGTGGTTCTTGATCTATCCAGAAGCCGTCTAGTTGATGCTTGGAAGGGCAAACCG TGTcttccaaaattgaaaattcttgatCTCCGTCACTCTCGTGATCTCATTAGAACCCCAGACTTCTCAGGTCTCCCAGCCCttgaaaagctaatacttgaAGATTGCATCCGTTTGGTTCAAATTCACGAATCTATTGGTGATTTACAAAGATTGTTGAtcttaaatataagaaattgtACAAGTCTTATGGAGCTTCCAAAAAAAATGAGTAGATTGAATTCACTTCAAGAGCTGGTTTTAGATGGTTGCTCAAATCTTGATAGCCTGAATATGGAGTTAGAGCATCAACAGGGGCGCAAGTTGCTTCAAAGTGATGGAATTGTTGCAACTACATCATTCATTTCAACCCTTCCATTGAAGCTATTCTTTTCCTCTAGGTTTTCAACGAGGAAAATGTTGAGATTTACCTTGTTTTCACTGCCACGCTTATTGGACAGTCTAGATTTAAGTGGAACTCCAATTCGTTTTCTTCCAGAAAGCATCAAGGATCTTGGTCTCCTCAGAGCcctatatttaagaaattgcaaaatgcTTCAGGCACTCCCAGAGCTTCCACCCCATTTGGATTCGTTTGATGTGTCCTTTTGCTATTCACTGCAAAACCTTGCAAATCCAGATCACTCAGTCAAGTTCCAAGATCgaataaagcaagaattaatccAGATGTTTGACTCTCACatgttgagaataatggaaacGGTTAGTGCTCAAATACAGACATCGAGATTTCAG ATAATATTTATGGATGGCATATTCAGCCTTGTCGTATCTGTATTTGATGAAGAGAAGTCGAGGTGGTTTGatgaggaggaagaagaggataAATGGCTAATTCAGAATGAGTTTGTAGAtaacttttcattcaaaatatcctCATCACCTCCTGCGCGCTGGATATATGGCTTTAATCTGTTCATAAGTTGTGTGACGTCAGCATACCGTGGCTTTAGTAGTGCTTATATTGAAATCAGAAACAATACTAGTGGTCTGTCCATGCTTCGTCGAGCCTCTTTCTGCTCTACGATGTACAGGCGTGATGCTCGTGAAATCCAATCACTATTGCACACGAAATTAGGGGGCAATGATCCTTCATTTGATAATGGTGATGACGTGAGTATTTCAGTGCGTCCACATGGTCCAGCTATCCATTTAAGGACCGTTGGTGTACAATGGTTGCATGAAGAGGAAGGAAATGATATCCAATCAAAGGAAGAGGTAGCCAGAGTAGAAATAGCTTCTCgtgtttttagaaattattattgtgcTTTGCATGGTAAAGACAGTCCTCGCAATGCCGATTGGTGGTATTTTGCAAAGAAAGGTCATGAGATCTTttag